Proteins encoded together in one Musa acuminata AAA Group cultivar baxijiao chromosome BXJ3-6, Cavendish_Baxijiao_AAA, whole genome shotgun sequence window:
- the LOC135640187 gene encoding receptor kinase-like protein Xa21 → MSDAIRDTAPTDGMARPIMPSSPINVLKPEGRRQAEPPEQPPPHLSNLIVGGVGSSRPDLCAGIKPRTPVRDAQPRDPHPEEVAASPRARGRPDRPGGSAHRPREIPAIRTPERAETTSRVTAKKKSLEARDAEDWEFISSLTNCSHLEELSLIENDLGGVLPASIANLSIQLKSLTLGRNHISGSFPPGIRNFVNLSTLSLNENHFTGSIPDFLGELVNLEALILYGNKFSGNIPSSLGKLTRLNELVLFDNDLGGSIPVSLGNCQNLNFLDISGNRLSGSIPIEVLSIGSLSSYLDLSNNQLNGTLPPEVGRLRNTPFLSVAINRLSGGIPTTLGDCQLLESLNLSRNFFQGSVPKSLSNLKGLEKLDLSSNNLSGSFPDFLAGLPDLKLLNLSFNDLDGEVPVDKIFSNSSEFYVVGNHKLCGGISSLHLPSCSTQTSKKNRSLILEITLPIVVSLLLFALFMTCCYARKHKKLGLPAIVLENVPTRLSYLELMKATDNFSDENLIGVGSYCSVYRGVLGDGKTLVAIKVLNLVQRGAFKAFVAECEALRSIRHRNLVKILTTCSSVDLRGNEFRAIVFDFMPNGSLESWLHPDTDKKMYFKRLGLLRRLDIAIDVAAALNYLHDHCETPIIHCDLKPSNVLLDGNMTARVGDFGLARFLFNGTDRYLSSSVAMKGSIGYMAPEYGMGGLVSTHADVYSYGVLLLELFTGRRPTDDMFKDGLTLQKHVEGAFTKGAQVTGIADPSLFPDEEEGEGAPVLKIGSQASERITRCLESVLMVGLCCAKESPRERITIKDAVTRIETIKSLLLTPKM, encoded by the exons CCACCCGGAGGAAGTCGCTGCATCGCCCCGAGCCCGAGGCCGCCCCGACCGCCCCGGTGGAAGCGCgcatcgccccagggagatccccgctattcggacccccgaacgagccgagacgacctctcgggtcacggctaagaaaaaaag CCTCGAAGCCAGAGACGCCGAAGACTGGGAGTTCATCTCTTCCTTGACAAACTGCAGCCACCTGGAGGAACTAAGCCTGATCGAAAATGATCTCGGAGGTGTGCTTCCCGCCTCCATTGCTAATCTCTCGATCCAGCTCAAGAGCCTAACGCTCGGCCGCAACCATATCTCTGGATCTTTTCCTCCCGGCATCAGGAATTTTGTCAACCTGAGTACGCTGAGTCTGAATGAGAACCATTTCACTGGGAGTATTCCTGACTTCCTCGGAGAACTCGTCAACCTGGAAGCTCTGATCTTGTATGGCAACAAGTTCTCGGGTAACATCCCATCCTCACTCGGCAAATTGACTCGATTGAATGAGCTTGTATTGTTCGACAACGACTTGGGAGGCAGCATCCCGGTGAGTCTTGGGAATTGCCAGAATCTGAATTTTTTAGATATCTCTGGCAATCGCCTGAGCGGATCCATCCCAATAGAAGTGCTTAGCATCGGATCCTTGTCGAGCTATCTCGACTTGTCCAACAATCAATTGAACGGAACTCTACCACCGGAGGTCGGCAGGTTGCGCAACACGCCCTTTTTATCTGTCGCCATCAACAGGCTTTCGGGAGGCATTCCAACGACTTTAGGTGATTGTCAATTGCTGGAGTCCCTCAATTTGAGTAGAAATTTCTTCCAAGGAAGCGTTCCTAAATCTCTGAGCAACTTGAAGGGACTCGAGAAGCTGGATCTTTCATCCAATAACTTGTCTGGTTCCTTTCCAGATTTTCTAGCGGGCTTGCCTGACCTGAAACTTCTGAATCTATCTTTCAATGATCTGGATGGTGAAGTGCCGGTAGATAAAATTTTCAGCAATTCTAGCGAGTTTTATGTCGTCGGAAACCACAAACTCTGTGGGGGTATCTCAAGTTTGCATTTGCCTTCTTGCTCAACTCAGACATCCAAGAAGAACCGGTCACTTATTCTTGAAATAACCTTGCCGATTGTGGTTTCACTCTTACTATTTGCTCTGTTTATGACCTGCTGTTACGCGAGAAAGCACAAGAAACTTGGTTTACCTGCAATAGTTTTAGAAAATGTTCCAACAAGATTGTCTTATCTCGAGTTGATGAAGGCAACCGATAACTTCTCCGACGAGAATTTGATTGGCGTTGGAAGCTACTGTTCGGTGTACAGAGGGGTTTTGGGTGATGGCAAAACTCTCGTAGCGATCAAGGTACTGAACCTGGTTCAGCGAGGCGCTTTCAAGGCTTTCGTCGCAGAGTGTGAAGCTTTAAGAAGCATTCGACACCGAAACCTGGTCAAGATCTTGACAACCTGCTCGAGTGTTGATCTTAGAGGTAATGAATTCAGAGCTATCGTGTTTGATTTCATGCCTAATGGGAGTTTGGAGAGTTGGTTGCATCCAGACACAGACAAGAAGATGTACTTCAAGCGATTAGGTCTGCTTCGGAGACTTGACATAGCAATCGATGTTGCTGCTGCGCTGAACTATCTTCATGACCACTGCGAGACGCCAATCATCCACTGTGATCTGAAGCCAAGCAATGTCCTTCTTGATGGCAACATGACTGCTCGTGTGGGAGATTTTGGCCTAGCAAGATTCCTCTTCAATGGCACCGACCGATATCTATCTTCTTCTGTAGCTATGAAAGGTTCCATTGGCTATATGGCTCCAG AATACGGGATGGGCGGGCTGGTTTCGACTCATGCTGATGTCTACAGCTACGGAGTGCTGCTGCTGGAGCTGTTCACCGGGAGGAGGCCTACAGACGACATGTTTAAGGACGGTCTCACCCTCCAAAAGCACGTCGAGGGAGCCTTTACGAAGGGAGCTCAGGTCACCGGCATTGCTGATCCGTCACTATTCCCCGACGAAGAAGAAGGTGAAGGCGCACCAGTTCTCAAGATCGGAAGTCAAGCGAGTGAAAGGATAACAAGATGCTTAGAATCGGTGCTCATGGTAGGTCTCTGCTGTGCCAAGGAGTCGCCGAGAGAGCGCATCACAATCAAGGATGCTGTGACCAGAATAGAGACGATCAAGAGTCTGCTGCTCACCCCTAAAATGTAG